In Candidatus Poribacteria bacterium, the following are encoded in one genomic region:
- a CDS encoding ankyrin repeat domain-containing protein → MAAHDGYAIHYAGEVPDNKEVVSLLIAYGGLDAHAKPSSETARQFIYAVFLANVQRVNAMLRDEPMLVQERYARGDTALHHAARNGDQEIVEQLVGSGADINVTSDHAHFPLYCAAGHGHVETTRYLVEHGADLQARLTDGKTVVEWLKQYADHDRRLKSCLDVLEK, encoded by the coding sequence TTGGCAGCGCATGACGGTTACGCGATTCACTATGCTGGAGAAGTACCAGACAATAAGGAAGTCGTGTCATTACTCATTGCGTATGGAGGCTTGGATGCACATGCCAAGCCATCGAGCGAAACGGCGCGTCAGTTTATATACGCCGTTTTCTTAGCCAATGTACAACGAGTCAACGCAATGCTCCGTGACGAGCCAATGTTAGTGCAGGAGCGTTACGCCCGTGGTGATACAGCCTTGCACCATGCTGCGCGAAACGGTGACCAAGAAATTGTAGAACAGTTGGTCGGCAGTGGGGCGGATATCAATGTAACATCAGATCACGCGCATTTTCCCCTGTACTGCGCAGCCGGTCATGGACATGTAGAAACGACGCGGTATCTTGTAGAACATGGCGCGGATTTGCAAGCCAGACTTACGGATGGCAAAACAGTCGTTGAGTGGCTAAAACAATATGCCGATCATGATCGTCGCTTGAAATCTTGTCTTGATGTCTTGGAGAAATGA
- a CDS encoding GNAT family N-acetyltransferase, whose protein sequence is MKVQIATRADVPSWLELALEVEFLFGPMVDQPDFQNALRKNIDRGSAYCVREQDRSAGAPLMGGLFLSFRQPEYHIRWLSVAEQWRRRGIGTVLLEHVFDLIKPPAELFVTTFGEDNLEGQPARRFYKKMGFEPFAKASPGPEGGSREIFQKSFLSDPVCSI, encoded by the coding sequence ATGAAAGTCCAGATCGCTACACGCGCTGATGTTCCGAGTTGGCTTGAATTGGCATTGGAGGTCGAATTTCTCTTCGGACCGATGGTTGACCAGCCTGATTTTCAGAACGCCCTACGCAAAAACATAGATCGAGGAAGTGCATATTGTGTTCGGGAACAAGATCGATCTGCTGGAGCACCGTTGATGGGAGGTTTGTTTCTGTCCTTCAGACAGCCTGAGTATCATATTCGTTGGCTGTCCGTGGCAGAGCAATGGCGTCGCAGGGGTATCGGCACAGTTCTCTTAGAACATGTATTTGATTTGATCAAACCACCTGCTGAGTTATTCGTTACAACATTCGGCGAGGATAATCTGGAAGGTCAGCCAGCGCGTCGATTTTACAAGAAGATGGGTTTTGAACCTTTTGCAAAGGCATCTCCAGGACCTGAAGGAGGATCCAGAGAAATCTTTCAAAAATCCTTTCTGTCAGATCCTGTTTGTTCTATTTGA